One genomic segment of Manis pentadactyla isolate mManPen7 chromosome 1, mManPen7.hap1, whole genome shotgun sequence includes these proteins:
- the LRTM1 gene encoding leucine-rich repeat and transmembrane domain-containing protein 1 yields the protein MTGDLLLLASVICLLQVACGCPEKCHCHAASNSVDCRQQGLDAVPPDLPPQTLTLHLQDNQIHRLPASAFTSVPQLTTLNLRNNSLSDLVPGVFDGLQHLQVLNLTQNSLRSLESRLFQPLPELRELDLSSNHLSHLPTPLGEPWQNLTVFAVQQNRLQQLNRGLLEAMPSVRLLFLKDNLWNCNCQLLSLKLWLEKFIYKGGIVDSVICASPDAWKGEDLLKIPHELYQPCPLPSADLESSQRGGLGSARPAVPRPPENHGAGDRDHAQCEPKPKPRPANLRHAVATVIITGVVCGVVCLMMVVAAIYGCTYAAVTAQWHGRHTAQTSEPEKTEGKDLCDSSAA from the exons ATGACAG GGGACCTGCTCCTGCTTGCCAGTGTGATTTGCCTGCTCCAGGTGGCATGCGGCTGTCCAGAAAAGTGCCACTGTCACGCAGCGTCCAATTCTGTAGACTGCCGTCAGCAGGGCCTGGATGCAGTCCCTCCTGATCTGCCTCCTCAGACTCTAACGCTGCACTTGCAAGATAACCAGATACACCGGCTTCCGGCGTCTGCATTTACTTCGGTGCCACAGCTCACGACCTTGAACTTACGCAACAACTCCCTTTCAGACCTAGTCCCTGGAGTTTTCGATGGACTTCAGCACTTGCAGGTCTTAAACCTAACCCAGAACTCCCTGCGTTCCCTGGAAAGCAGGCTTTTCCAGCCCCTCCCAGAGCTGAGGGAACTTGACCTGTCATCAAACCACCTGAgccaccttcccacacccctggGTGAGCCGTGGCAGAATCTGACTGTATTTGCCGTTCAGCAAAACCGGCTTCAGCAGCTCAATCGAGGGCTCCTAGAAGCCATGCCCAGCGTGAGGCTTTTATTTCTCAAGGACAACCTCTGGAATTGCAATTGCCAGTTGCTCAGTCTTAAACTCTGGCTGGAGAAATTTATCTACAAAG GGGGAATAGTGGACAGCGTCATCTGTGCATCTCCGGATGCCTGGAAGGGAGAGGACCTCCTGAAAATCCCTCATGAGCTCTACCAGCCCTGCCCACTTCCTTCTGCGGACCTGGAGTCCTCGCAGAGGGGGGGGCTAGGTTCCGCCCGCCCGGCTGTCCCCAGGCCTCCTGAGAACCACGGGGCAGGGGACCGAGACCACGCACAGTGTGAGCCCAAGCCCAAGCCCAGGCCGGCCAATCTGCGGCACGCCGTGGCCACCGTCATCATCACCGGGGTCGTGTGCGGGGTCGTGTGTCTCATGATGGTGGTGGCTGCCATCTACGGCTGCACCTATGCAGCTGTTACAGCCCAGTGGCACGGAAGGCACACGGCCCAAACCAGTGAGCCTGAGAAGACAGAAGGGAAAGATCTGTGCGACAGCTCAGCAGCCTGA